The following are encoded in a window of Bacillus sp. SORGH_AS_0510 genomic DNA:
- the sdaAA gene encoding L-serine ammonia-lyase, iron-sulfur-dependent, subunit alpha, with protein MFRNVAELVELATSQNKKISEIMIEQEVSVTGRSREEVLAFMDRNLRVMEEAVERGIKGVTSHSGLTGGDAVLLQKYIEKGNFLSGETILDAVSKAVATNEVNAAMGTICATPTAGSAGVVPGTLFAVQKKLKPTREQMVSFLFTAGAFGFVVANNASISGAAGGCQAEVGSAAGMAAAAIVEMAGGTPQQCAEAMAITLKNMLGLVCDPVAGLVEVPCVKRNAMGAANAMVAADMALAGVTSRIPCDEVIEAMYKIGQSMPTGLKETAQGGLAATPTGRRLEAKIFGIPLNDSESKS; from the coding sequence GTGTTTCGTAATGTTGCAGAACTAGTTGAACTGGCAACTAGCCAAAATAAAAAAATCTCTGAGATTATGATTGAGCAAGAAGTTTCCGTTACAGGCCGTAGCAGAGAAGAAGTCCTTGCTTTTATGGACCGAAACCTACGAGTAATGGAAGAGGCAGTTGAAAGAGGGATAAAAGGCGTCACATCTCACTCTGGATTAACAGGGGGCGATGCGGTCCTTTTACAAAAGTATATTGAAAAGGGAAATTTCCTTTCAGGGGAAACAATTCTTGATGCAGTTAGTAAAGCGGTAGCAACGAATGAAGTAAATGCTGCCATGGGGACTATTTGTGCTACACCGACGGCAGGGTCTGCTGGAGTAGTTCCTGGTACCTTATTCGCTGTACAGAAAAAACTAAAGCCAACTCGTGAACAAATGGTTTCCTTTTTATTTACGGCTGGAGCTTTTGGGTTTGTAGTTGCAAATAATGCCTCCATTTCTGGTGCGGCAGGAGGCTGTCAGGCGGAAGTTGGCTCAGCTGCTGGAATGGCTGCGGCTGCCATTGTCGAAATGGCGGGAGGCACCCCGCAGCAATGTGCAGAAGCAATGGCTATCACGCTTAAAAATATGCTTGGATTAGTTTGTGATCCTGTTGCAGGGCTTGTGGAAGTTCCATGTGTGAAGCGAAATGCAATGGGTGCGGCTAATGCGATGGTTGCAGCCGATATGGCGTTAGCGGGCGTTACAAGTCGTATTCCATGTGATGAGGTTATTGAAGCGATGTATAAAATTGGTCAGTCGATGCCTACAGGACTTAAAGAAACTGCGCAGGGAGGGTTGGCGGCTACACCGACAGGTCGAAGACTCGAAGCGAAGATTTTCGGTATACCGCTCAATGATAGTGAATCCAAATCTTAA
- the recG gene encoding ATP-dependent DNA helicase RecG produces the protein MRREGWRLHRQVEDSKRRFSVYRSMIVNPNLNQSITVLKGIGEETAEIFSEMKILTIQDLLENFPYRYEDYSLKELTEVQHDEKVTVEGKVHSEPSLVYYGRKKSKLTIRLFVGSYLIKVVFFNQPYLKNKIIMNETITVTGKWDAHRQTITANEMQPGPYAKTKDFEPVYSLRGKLTAKGMRKFIQLAFQQYGGDVEETLPADFLKRYRLMGRLEALKVMHFPNSPEDVKQARRRFVYEEFLLFQLKMQALRKFEREHSPGVQQDFDLAKVNHFIESLPFPLTNAQKRVVNEVLSELKSSLRMNRLLQGDVGSGKTVVAAIGLYASVTAGYQGALMVPTEILAEQHAESLKKLLEPFNVRCELLTSSIKGKRRREILQELAEGKVDILIGTHALIQDEVIFRKLGFVITDEQHRFGVEQRRVLREKGENPDVLFMTATPIPRTLAITVFGEMDVSIIDEMPAGRKAIETYWAKPEMLERVLAFVEKELRKGHQAYVICPLIEESEKLDVQNAIDVHTTLQHYFQDRFKVGLMHGRLNSEEKDAVMKAFSMNEVQVLVSTTVVEVGVNVPNATMMVIYDAERFGLSQLHQLRGRVGRGSEQSYCILLANPKSEVGQERMRIMTETTDGFVLSEKDLELRGPGDFFGRKQSGVPEFKVADMVHDYRALETARSDAATLIQSDAFWTATDYKYLREKLDESGVLEGEKLD, from the coding sequence CTGCGCAGGGAGGGTTGGCGGCTACACCGACAGGTCGAAGACTCGAAGCGAAGATTTTCGGTATACCGCTCAATGATAGTGAATCCAAATCTTAACCAATCAATAACAGTCTTAAAGGGTATTGGTGAAGAAACTGCTGAGATATTCTCTGAAATGAAGATCCTTACGATCCAAGATTTACTGGAGAATTTTCCATATCGTTATGAAGATTATTCATTAAAAGAGCTGACGGAAGTACAGCATGATGAGAAAGTGACAGTCGAAGGGAAGGTTCATAGCGAGCCTTCTCTTGTCTATTATGGCAGGAAGAAATCCAAACTAACCATTCGCCTTTTTGTTGGCTCTTACTTAATTAAAGTAGTTTTTTTTAATCAGCCCTATTTAAAAAATAAAATTATAATGAATGAAACCATTACTGTCACGGGAAAATGGGATGCACATCGGCAAACGATTACAGCAAATGAGATGCAACCAGGTCCGTATGCAAAAACGAAAGATTTTGAACCTGTTTATTCATTAAGGGGCAAATTAACGGCAAAAGGAATGCGGAAATTTATTCAGCTTGCATTCCAGCAATATGGAGGAGACGTTGAAGAAACTCTGCCTGCTGATTTCTTGAAAAGGTACCGTCTTATGGGTAGGCTGGAAGCATTGAAAGTCATGCATTTTCCTAATAGTCCTGAAGACGTAAAGCAAGCCAGACGCCGTTTTGTGTATGAAGAATTCCTATTATTTCAATTAAAAATGCAGGCGCTGAGGAAATTTGAGAGGGAACATTCTCCAGGGGTCCAACAGGACTTTGATTTAGCTAAAGTGAACCATTTTATCGAAAGTCTCCCTTTTCCTTTAACAAATGCGCAAAAACGGGTGGTAAATGAGGTGCTATCCGAATTAAAGTCTTCCCTGCGTATGAACCGTCTATTACAGGGAGATGTTGGCTCGGGAAAAACAGTGGTCGCCGCCATTGGGTTATATGCAAGTGTAACTGCTGGTTATCAGGGAGCGCTTATGGTACCAACCGAAATCTTAGCAGAACAGCATGCTGAATCATTAAAAAAGCTGCTAGAACCGTTTAACGTGAGATGTGAGCTTTTAACAAGCTCGATTAAAGGAAAACGCAGGAGGGAAATCCTTCAAGAATTAGCTGAAGGAAAAGTAGATATATTAATTGGTACACACGCGTTGATCCAAGATGAGGTTATTTTTCGAAAACTAGGTTTTGTTATTACTGATGAACAGCATCGATTTGGCGTGGAGCAGCGGAGGGTCTTAAGGGAAAAAGGGGAAAATCCAGATGTACTCTTTATGACCGCAACACCAATCCCTAGAACATTGGCAATCACGGTGTTTGGAGAAATGGATGTGTCTATCATCGATGAAATGCCAGCAGGGAGAAAGGCGATTGAAACCTATTGGGCAAAACCTGAAATGTTAGAGCGTGTTCTCGCTTTTGTTGAGAAGGAATTGAGGAAGGGCCATCAAGCCTATGTTATCTGTCCATTAATTGAGGAATCGGAGAAACTTGATGTTCAAAATGCGATTGATGTGCACACCACTTTACAGCACTATTTTCAGGATCGCTTTAAAGTCGGACTCATGCATGGCCGCTTGAATTCAGAAGAAAAGGATGCAGTCATGAAGGCTTTTAGCATGAATGAAGTACAGGTTCTTGTTTCAACTACTGTAGTTGAAGTAGGTGTAAATGTTCCGAATGCAACGATGATGGTCATTTATGATGCTGAAAGATTTGGATTGTCGCAGCTTCATCAGCTTCGTGGGCGTGTGGGGCGTGGTAGTGAACAATCATACTGTATCTTACTTGCAAATCCTAAGTCGGAAGTTGGTCAAGAGAGAATGAGAATCATGACTGAAACGACTGATGGATTTGTCCTTAGTGAAAAGGACCTCGAGTTAAGAGGACCGGGTGACTTCTTTGGTCGAAAACAAAGCGGTGTGCCTGAATTTAAAGTAGCCGATATGGTACATGATTACAGAGCCCTTGAAACAGCCAGGAGTGATGCTGCTACGCTAATTCAGTCGGATGCATTTTGGACAGCTACAGATTATAAATATTTGAGAGAAAAGCTGGATGAATCAGGAGTTTTAGAAGGAGAAAAGCTAGATTAA
- a CDS encoding thiamine diphosphokinase, which translates to MVINILAGGPEELLPDLSEYNEENSIWVGVDRGVYHLLNRDIHPTIAFGDFDSVSQEEWKFIKEQVSELKQFKPEKDETDMELALNWALEQNSDTIRLFGATGGRLDHLLANVHLLLNPLKTKSSVHVTLIDRYNMIFLKKPGHYTIEKRHSEKYISFIPLTLDVTDLTLEGFKFPLKKRHISLGSTLCISNELISDYGTFSFSEGILIVIRSHD; encoded by the coding sequence ATGGTCATTAATATTCTTGCTGGTGGTCCCGAGGAACTTCTTCCTGATTTATCAGAGTATAACGAGGAGAACAGTATTTGGGTAGGTGTAGACCGTGGTGTTTATCATTTACTTAACAGAGACATTCACCCAACAATTGCTTTTGGTGATTTCGACTCCGTTTCACAGGAAGAATGGAAATTTATCAAAGAGCAGGTTTCGGAACTTAAGCAATTTAAACCGGAAAAAGACGAAACTGATATGGAACTAGCTCTCAATTGGGCATTAGAACAGAATTCAGATACGATTAGACTATTCGGAGCAACTGGTGGGAGGCTGGATCATTTATTAGCAAATGTGCATCTTTTACTAAACCCATTGAAAACAAAAAGTTCCGTACATGTAACCTTGATTGACCGCTATAACATGATATTTTTAAAGAAACCTGGACACTATACCATTGAAAAAAGGCATAGTGAAAAATACATTTCATTTATTCCATTAACCCTTGATGTAACTGATCTCACACTCGAAGGCTTCAAATTCCCATTGAAAAAACGGCATATTTCACTCGGATCTACACTATGTATTAGTAATGAACTTATTAGTGATTATGGTACTTTTTCATTTTCCGAAGGCATATTAATAGTGATAAGAAGTCACGATTAA
- a CDS encoding Asp23/Gls24 family envelope stress response protein has product MSIELKTKYGQIDISNEVIATIAGGAAIECYGIVGMASKNQIKDGITEILRKENFTRGVIVRQENEALHIDMYIIVSYGTKISEIAHNVQSKVKYTLDKTVGLAVDSVNIYVQGVRVTNP; this is encoded by the coding sequence ATGTCCATCGAATTAAAAACTAAGTACGGACAAATTGATATTTCAAACGAAGTAATCGCTACCATTGCCGGAGGAGCAGCTATCGAATGCTATGGTATCGTCGGTATGGCCTCTAAAAATCAAATTAAAGATGGGATTACGGAAATACTACGAAAAGAAAACTTTACTCGGGGCGTAATTGTACGCCAGGAAAATGAGGCATTACATATTGATATGTACATTATTGTTAGCTATGGAACGAAGATTTCCGAAATTGCCCACAACGTGCAATCAAAGGTTAAATACACCCTCGATAAGACAGTTGGACTTGCCGTTGACTCGGTAAATATTTACGTTCAGGGAGTTCGTGTGACGAATCCATAA
- the pknB gene encoding Stk1 family PASTA domain-containing Ser/Thr kinase has protein sequence MMIGKRLSGRYKILDMVGGGGMANVYLAHDMILDRDVAVKMLRLDFANDEEFIRRFRREAQSATSLAHPNIVNIYDVGEENDLYYIVMEYVDGQTLKQYIQQNSPLKVEDAIGIMRQLTSAISHAHQNHIIHRDIKPHNILIDHNGNVKVTDFGIAMALSATSITQTNSVLGSVHYLSPEQARGGMANRKSDIYSLGIVMFELLTGRLPFSGESAVSIALKHLQSETPSVRRWNSSIPQSVENIVLKATAKDSSHRYNSVEEMEEDLRTALDPERVNEAKFIIPIDDDATKAIPVITNDKPLKNLDETLIHSNEKPVIPSKDSVQKENTGKKKRKKWPVILISTFLVLAILGLLGFTFLPGLLSAKDVKIPDVSGLELDEAISKLKISGIEVDKKIEITDENIEKGKVVKTDPESGTTVKENSKINLYISTGKEKFELSNYVGRQYEDVIRLLDNYNFKDIRKIDKNDDSEPGTILSQDPPSGEKVVPEDTVLEFEISKGPEKIVLKDLTQYNLKGAQDYASLVGLTLDASQEKYDDNIAAGMVISQSPEPGTELKKGDKVTVVISKGKEDKPPKEVIIDLDIPFEPAVPGEPGQKQLVNILIEDMTHSMTEPAETFYITENTKKQIKLIIPYGKKAGYKVIRDSKVIIDENKNYSDVE, from the coding sequence ATGATGATTGGGAAAAGATTAAGCGGACGCTATAAAATCTTGGATATGGTTGGCGGAGGAGGCATGGCTAATGTTTATTTAGCACATGATATGATCCTTGATCGAGACGTAGCCGTTAAAATGCTTCGCCTTGACTTTGCCAATGATGAGGAATTTATCCGCAGGTTCCGTAGGGAAGCTCAATCAGCAACAAGTCTGGCACACCCTAACATTGTCAATATCTATGATGTGGGTGAGGAAAACGATCTTTATTATATTGTGATGGAATATGTGGATGGGCAGACACTTAAACAATACATACAGCAAAATTCTCCCTTAAAAGTTGAGGATGCCATTGGAATAATGAGACAGCTTACCTCAGCTATATCCCATGCACATCAAAATCATATCATTCACCGTGATATAAAACCGCATAATATATTGATTGACCATAATGGGAATGTGAAAGTCACTGATTTTGGTATTGCGATGGCCTTGAGTGCAACAAGCATTACACAGACGAACTCAGTGCTAGGGTCTGTTCATTATTTATCCCCAGAGCAAGCACGTGGTGGAATGGCAAATAGAAAATCAGATATTTATTCCCTAGGAATAGTCATGTTTGAATTGCTGACTGGCCGACTTCCATTCTCAGGAGAATCTGCCGTATCCATTGCGTTAAAGCATCTTCAATCGGAAACTCCTTCCGTTAGAAGGTGGAATTCAAGCATACCACAAAGTGTTGAAAACATCGTTCTAAAGGCAACTGCCAAAGATTCCTCTCATCGCTATAATAGTGTGGAGGAAATGGAAGAAGATCTTCGAACGGCTCTTGATCCAGAAAGGGTAAATGAAGCAAAGTTTATTATACCGATAGATGATGACGCAACCAAGGCGATTCCAGTTATTACGAATGACAAACCGCTTAAGAATCTAGATGAAACCTTAATCCATAGTAATGAAAAGCCTGTTATTCCTTCAAAAGATTCGGTCCAAAAAGAAAATACGGGCAAGAAAAAACGCAAAAAATGGCCGGTAATATTAATATCTACTTTTCTTGTACTTGCCATTCTTGGATTATTAGGATTTACTTTTTTACCTGGGTTGTTATCTGCCAAAGATGTTAAAATACCAGACGTTAGTGGCTTGGAATTAGATGAAGCAATCTCTAAACTTAAGATTAGCGGAATAGAAGTTGACAAAAAAATTGAAATAACAGATGAAAATATTGAGAAAGGTAAAGTGGTTAAGACCGATCCGGAAAGTGGAACGACAGTAAAAGAAAATTCAAAAATTAACCTTTACATTAGTACAGGGAAAGAGAAATTTGAACTATCTAATTATGTTGGGCGACAGTATGAAGATGTTATTCGTTTGCTTGATAATTATAATTTCAAAGATATTAGAAAAATTGATAAAAACGATGACAGTGAGCCGGGAACAATATTGAGCCAAGATCCACCTAGTGGAGAAAAAGTTGTACCTGAGGATACGGTGCTGGAATTTGAAATAAGTAAGGGACCAGAAAAAATTGTACTAAAGGATTTAACACAATACAATTTAAAAGGAGCACAAGACTATGCCTCTTTAGTAGGACTAACCCTTGATGCTTCCCAAGAAAAATATGATGACAATATAGCTGCAGGTATGGTTATTAGTCAATCACCAGAACCAGGCACTGAGTTGAAAAAGGGAGATAAAGTGACGGTTGTTATTTCGAAAGGAAAAGAAGATAAACCGCCAAAAGAGGTCATCATTGATTTAGACATCCCATTCGAACCAGCAGTTCCAGGAGAACCTGGTCAGAAGCAGTTAGTTAATATTCTTATAGAGGATATGACTCATAGTATGACTGAACCTGCTGAGACCTTCTATATAACGGAGAACACCAAAAAGCAAATTAAATTAATTATTCCATATGGGAAGAAAGCTGGCTACAAAGTCATTCGCGATTCTAAGGTAATTATTGATGAAAATAAAAACTATTCAGATGTAGAATAG
- a CDS encoding DAK2 domain-containing protein — MSITALDGKRFAEMVIQGANHLAANAKMVDALNVFPVPDGDTGTNMNLSMTSGAKEVRNNVQEHIGKVGVSLSKGLLMGARGNSGVILSQLFRGFSKAVEGKAEISANDFALALDAGVETAYKAVMKPVEGTILTVAKDSAKKGVLTAQKSNDIVVIMEEVVKEAKASLKRTPDLLPVLKEVGVVDSGGQGLVFVYEGFLAVLKGEKLPESPITPSMDEMVNAEHHKSVQSHMNTEDIEFGYCTEFMVRFEADKVSKHPFDEGGFRNDLSQLGDSLLVIADEDVVKVHIHSEQPGEVLTYGQKYGNLINMKIENMRQQHSNIVGDTPTALGTTLPKASKELQEYGIVTVSMGSGIAELFKSIGAHAVIEGGQTMNPSTEDIVKAVKEVNAKKVFILPNNKNIIMAAQQAADVSEEEIYVIPSKTVPQGLSALLVFNPSADVKANESAMMDALQHVKSGQITFAVRDTQIDGLEIEKNDFMGIAEGKIVVKNKNKINAAQDLLSQMLDEDSEILTIIYGEDVSEEEVSSLREFVEENYEDVEIEVHNGGQPLYSFIFSIE; from the coding sequence GTGTCAATAACAGCATTAGATGGAAAACGTTTTGCCGAAATGGTAATTCAAGGTGCAAATCATTTGGCTGCCAACGCTAAAATGGTTGATGCGTTGAACGTTTTTCCTGTGCCCGACGGTGATACCGGAACAAATATGAACTTATCAATGACCTCCGGGGCAAAAGAAGTAAGAAATAATGTCCAGGAACATATTGGTAAAGTCGGGGTGTCCCTATCAAAAGGATTACTTATGGGGGCACGAGGAAATTCCGGTGTCATTCTTTCCCAATTATTCCGTGGCTTTTCTAAAGCAGTGGAAGGTAAAGCTGAGATTTCTGCTAATGATTTTGCACTAGCATTAGATGCAGGTGTTGAAACTGCTTATAAAGCGGTAATGAAGCCTGTAGAAGGAACAATCCTAACAGTTGCAAAGGATTCAGCTAAGAAGGGTGTTCTAACTGCCCAAAAGTCCAACGATATTGTTGTAATTATGGAAGAAGTGGTAAAAGAGGCAAAGGCATCTCTAAAACGTACGCCTGATCTACTTCCGGTATTAAAAGAAGTTGGTGTAGTAGATAGTGGTGGGCAAGGACTTGTATTCGTATATGAAGGATTCCTTGCAGTTCTAAAAGGTGAAAAGCTTCCAGAATCACCTATTACCCCTTCAATGGATGAAATGGTTAACGCTGAACATCATAAAAGTGTTCAGAGCCATATGAATACAGAAGATATTGAGTTTGGCTATTGTACAGAATTCATGGTTAGATTTGAAGCGGATAAGGTGTCCAAGCATCCATTTGATGAAGGTGGATTCCGTAACGATTTAAGCCAACTAGGTGATTCTTTATTAGTAATAGCAGATGAAGATGTGGTAAAGGTCCATATCCATTCAGAGCAGCCTGGTGAAGTGTTAACCTACGGTCAAAAGTATGGAAATTTAATTAATATGAAGATTGAAAACATGCGTCAGCAACATTCGAATATTGTTGGTGATACCCCTACAGCATTAGGTACTACCCTTCCGAAAGCTTCAAAGGAACTTCAAGAATACGGGATTGTTACTGTTTCTATGGGTTCTGGAATTGCGGAGTTATTTAAAAGTATTGGTGCTCATGCGGTTATTGAAGGCGGTCAAACGATGAACCCAAGTACGGAAGATATCGTGAAGGCTGTTAAGGAAGTAAATGCCAAAAAAGTATTCATCTTACCGAATAACAAAAATATTATCATGGCCGCTCAACAGGCTGCAGATGTATCCGAGGAAGAAATTTATGTGATTCCATCTAAAACCGTTCCTCAAGGATTATCAGCGCTATTAGTGTTCAATCCATCAGCGGATGTGAAGGCTAATGAGTCAGCAATGATGGATGCCTTGCAACATGTTAAATCAGGACAAATTACATTTGCTGTCCGTGATACTCAAATTGATGGTTTAGAAATTGAAAAAAATGATTTCATGGGTATTGCAGAAGGTAAAATTGTTGTAAAGAACAAAAACAAAATAAATGCTGCACAAGATCTTCTTTCACAAATGCTAGATGAGGATTCGGAAATTTTAACCATTATCTATGGTGAAGATGTTTCGGAGGAAGAAGTATCCAGTCTTAGAGAATTTGTGGAAGAAAACTATGAAGACGTTGAAATAGAAGTTCATAATGGTGGTCAGCCATTATATTCTTTTATCTTTTCAATTGAATAA
- the rpe gene encoding ribulose-phosphate 3-epimerase, which translates to MVKIAPSILSADFSKLGEEVKSVDQGGADYIHIDVMDGHFVPNITIGPLIVEAIRPVTKLPLDVHLMIENPDQYIEAFAKAGADYITVHVEACRHLHRTIQSIKSFGIKAGVVLNPATPVESIQHIIGDIDMVLLMSVNPGFGGQKFIPEVLPKIRKVKELAEQKGAEIEIEIDGGVNPETAKDCIEAGATVLVAGSAVYNQPDYAQAISMLRS; encoded by the coding sequence ATGGTTAAAATCGCACCCTCCATTCTTTCAGCCGACTTTTCTAAGTTAGGGGAAGAAGTAAAATCTGTTGATCAAGGAGGAGCAGACTACATTCATATTGATGTGATGGATGGTCATTTTGTACCAAATATTACTATCGGTCCACTAATTGTGGAGGCTATTCGCCCAGTTACTAAACTGCCGCTTGATGTCCATCTTATGATTGAAAATCCTGATCAGTATATCGAAGCGTTTGCTAAAGCGGGGGCTGACTATATTACTGTTCATGTGGAGGCCTGTCGTCATCTCCACAGGACCATTCAAAGTATTAAATCGTTTGGAATCAAAGCGGGAGTGGTGTTAAACCCAGCTACTCCAGTAGAATCTATCCAACACATTATAGGTGATATTGATATGGTCCTATTAATGTCGGTTAACCCCGGGTTTGGTGGTCAAAAATTTATTCCAGAGGTTCTTCCGAAAATTAGAAAAGTAAAAGAGTTAGCAGAGCAAAAAGGGGCAGAAATTGAAATTGAAATTGATGGCGGTGTTAATCCTGAGACAGCAAAAGATTGCATCGAAGCAGGTGCGACAGTATTAGTAGCAGGATCGGCCGTCTATAATCAACCTGATTATGCACAAGCTATTTCAATGTTAAGAAGTTAA
- the spoVM gene encoding stage V sporulation protein SpoVM: protein MKFYTIKLPKFLGGLVRAMIGAFKKNE, encoded by the coding sequence ATGAAATTTTATACGATTAAACTGCCAAAATTTTTAGGCGGACTTGTCCGAGCGATGATTGGGGCATTTAAAAAGAATGAATAG
- the rsgA gene encoding ribosome small subunit-dependent GTPase A has translation MPEGKIVKALSGFYYVLQNDSLIQCRGRGVFRKNKITPLVGDEVVFQAENDLEGYILEVKERKNELIRPPIANVDQAILVFSAVEPDFSTVLLDRFLVLVEYNHIEPLICITKMDLTNEDQKQMISLYAEQYRKAGYEVILTSSETEMGIELLSPHVENKISVFAGQSGVGKSSLLNVLRPDLELKTNDISSHLGRGKHTTRHVELIQVGNGLIADTPGFSSLEFTNIEAEELTFCFPEIQRASESCKFRGCLHVTEPKCAVKSEVESGEIPDYRYQHYADFLQEIKDRKPRY, from the coding sequence ATGCCTGAAGGGAAAATTGTCAAAGCTTTAAGTGGTTTTTATTATGTTCTTCAGAATGATAGTCTAATTCAATGTAGGGGAAGAGGCGTCTTTCGAAAAAACAAAATTACTCCTCTCGTAGGCGATGAAGTTGTTTTTCAAGCCGAGAATGATTTAGAAGGATACATTCTAGAAGTTAAAGAGCGAAAAAATGAGTTAATACGTCCGCCCATTGCCAATGTAGATCAAGCTATTCTCGTTTTTTCTGCCGTCGAACCTGACTTTAGTACGGTACTTTTGGACCGATTCCTTGTCTTAGTAGAGTATAATCATATCGAGCCGCTTATCTGTATTACCAAAATGGATCTAACAAATGAAGACCAAAAACAGATGATATCGTTATACGCGGAACAATACAGGAAGGCAGGCTACGAAGTCATTCTTACTTCATCAGAAACGGAAATGGGAATTGAGTTATTAAGTCCACATGTGGAAAATAAAATTTCTGTTTTTGCTGGGCAATCGGGGGTAGGAAAATCCTCTTTATTAAATGTACTAAGACCTGATCTTGAACTGAAAACAAATGATATTTCCTCCCATCTTGGAAGAGGTAAGCATACTACAAGACACGTAGAGCTGATTCAAGTTGGAAATGGTCTCATTGCAGATACACCAGGATTTAGCTCGTTAGAATTTACCAATATTGAAGCAGAAGAGTTAACATTTTGTTTTCCAGAAATACAGAGAGCAAGTGAAAGTTGTAAGTTTCGAGGCTGTTTGCATGTAACTGAGCCCAAATGTGCTGTAAAGTCTGAAGTAGAATCAGGGGAAATTCCAGACTACCGGTATCAACACTATGCTGATTTCCTACAAGAAATAAAAGATAGAAAGCCGAGGTACTAA
- the sdaAB gene encoding L-serine ammonia-lyase, iron-sulfur-dependent subunit beta codes for MKYRSVFDIIGPVMIGPSSSHTAGAARIGRVARSLFGREPKWANISFYGSFAQTYKGHGTDVAIVGGLLDFDTDDKRIIKSIDIAKEKGMKLRFIEEDAVTDHPNTARVFIGDHDGELELVGISIGGGKIEITELNGFELKLSGNHPAILVVHNDRFGAIAAVSNTLAKYEINIGHMEVSRKEKGKLALMTIEVDQNINDSILLELEQLPNILKVTKIVD; via the coding sequence GTGAAATATAGAAGTGTGTTCGATATTATAGGTCCAGTAATGATAGGTCCATCCAGTTCACATACCGCAGGAGCAGCAAGAATTGGTCGTGTAGCAAGAAGCTTATTTGGAAGAGAGCCAAAATGGGCTAACATTTCATTTTATGGCTCTTTTGCACAAACCTATAAGGGTCATGGGACAGATGTAGCGATTGTTGGTGGGTTATTAGATTTCGATACAGATGATAAAAGAATTATTAAATCCATCGATATCGCTAAGGAAAAAGGCATGAAATTACGTTTTATTGAAGAAGATGCAGTGACGGACCATCCAAATACAGCTAGGGTTTTTATTGGTGATCATGATGGAGAACTTGAGTTGGTGGGAATTTCGATAGGCGGAGGGAAAATTGAGATTACAGAGCTTAACGGTTTTGAATTAAAATTATCAGGGAACCATCCTGCGATACTTGTAGTTCATAATGACCGTTTTGGTGCCATTGCGGCTGTTTCCAACACTCTTGCTAAGTATGAAATTAATATTGGTCATATGGAGGTTTCACGAAAAGAAAAAGGGAAGCTTGCACTAATGACCATTGAAGTAGATCAAAATATTAATGATAGCATTTTACTAGAGCTTGAACAGCTTCCGAATATTTTAAAAGTAACTAAAATTGTAGATTAA
- the rpmB gene encoding 50S ribosomal protein L28, with translation MPRKCVVTGKKTTTGNARSHAMNANKRTWGANLQKVRILVDGKPKRVWVSARALRAGKVERV, from the coding sequence ATGCCACGTAAATGTGTAGTAACTGGAAAGAAAACAACAACTGGTAACGCACGTTCACACGCTATGAACGCTAACAAGCGTACATGGGGTGCTAACCTACAAAAAGTACGTATTCTTGTTGATGGAAAGCCTAAGCGTGTTTGGGTTTCTGCAAGAGCGTTAAGAGCTGGTAAAGTAGAACGCGTATAA